Sequence from the Sanguibacter keddieii DSM 10542 genome:
ACCTTGGACGAGTCGACGGTGTGCGTCGCGCCGAGCTTCTTCGCGGTCTCGAGCTTCTTGGGGTCGATGTCCACGGCGATGATCGGGCTCGAGCCGGCGAGCGCGGCACCGGCGACGGCGGCCACGCCGACGCCACCGCAGCCGATGACGGCGACGGACTTGCCGCGGGTGGCGCCGCCGGTGTTGATGGCCGCACCGATGCCGGCCATGACGCCACAGCCGAGGAGGCCCACGGCGGCGGGACGGGCCGACGGGTCGACCTTGGTGCACTGCCCGGCCGCGACGAGCGTCTTGTCGGCGAAGGCGCCGATGCCGAGGGCCGGCGTGAGCTCGGTGCCGTCCTCGAGGGTCATCTTCTGCGTGGCGTTGGCGGTGTTGAAGCAGTACTGCTGCTCGCCGCGCTTGCACGCACGGCACTCGCCGCACACGGCGCGCCAGTTGAGGACGACGAAGTCGCCGGGGGCCACCTCGGTGACGCCCTCTCCGACGGCCTCGACGATGCCCGCGGCCTCGTGGCCGAGCAGGAACGGGAACTCGTCGTTGATGCCACCCTGCTGGTAGTGCAGGTCGGTGTGGCACACCCCGCAGGCCTGGACGGCCACGACGGCCTCACCGGGCCCGGGGTCGGGGACGTTGATGGTGACGAGCTCGACCGGCGCGCCCTTGGCTCGGGCGATGACGGCTCTGACCTGCTGCATGGTGAAGACCTTTCGACGACTAGCCGCCATCCTCTCAGGCCAAGACGAGGAGTGCAGTCCCGCAGGCCACAGGGTCCCGTGCTTGACTCCCTCGCGAGCCAAATGGGTGGAGCCAGTTCGCGTCGCTAGTGGGCATCGGGGAAGCTGTTCGTCGGCGCTGAGGGCCCTCGTGATCTTATGCTCAGTTCAATACACTAAGAAGTGCGCGACGTTAACGGTCGATCTGAGAGGTTAAGCTATCCAGATCACCGAACTTGCAACGGTGGCGATACTGAAGACGGCGAGCGAGGCGAAACCGTTAATGGCTCGACCGCAAGCGTCGAACTTTCGGCTTGCGAGTGATGACAGGCTGATCACTTGTTGCCAAGCATCGATGTGTGCACTGACGTCGCGTGAATGGTTGCCCAATGCTTCGGGGGTCACGCCGACCAGAGACGGCCACGCGAACCTGTTTACCGCTTCGTGAGAGACCACATTCCGAGGCCTGATTGCGCGGACTAGCCAGAATAGTGTGTATCCGGCGGAGACTAACGTGGCTGCCGATAGGGTGCCGACGACATAGGTTGGGAGGCAACCGATTTTGACCGCCTGAACGACCTTTTCAGCGTTTGACATCAACATCGTGAGCAGGACGCCAAATGCGGCGGTAAGAACCGTGGCCTTTGCATCGGCAAAACGCACCCAGTTTGCCATCTGGTCCATCGCTTGCAGGCTTCCGTTATTTGATTCAGAGTCAGCCGCATTCTGCAAAGGTTCCTTCGGCTTGGATCCCCCGCTTTTTCTACGCAACAATTGACCGCACCCCCTCCACGGGCCACTTTCGGGTAACGCGCCATTCCGTGTAGGCCGCGAGCCAGTGGGCCGCCCAGGCTGTTACGGTTGCGGCCGTGTGTTCAGCTGGGTCCCAATCGGCTTTGTCGGCAACGCACAGGTTTCCGCTAAGGTATAGGTGTGGGGGCTGCGACCATCCACGTCCAGCTGGAATGCCCAGCTGGCGAGTTGCGGGGATCACCCTGGGAAGGCCCTGGTCGCGCCGTGTGAAGATCCCGATTCGGAAACGCCCTCGGCCCGTATTGATCTCGCCCAGCCAGCACGGCCCGTGGCCGTCGTCAGCCGGGACGTAGACAAACCGCGGGAAGGCTTTCTCCATTGCTTCGATGTTGCGATTCAGTTCGACTTCGTCGTCCCACCAGGCGCTAGAGCCTTCGAATCCGTCATCCGACTCGTCCTCGCCGCCGTGGAAGCTATGATCGGCGATTTGTGTGACGCTCCCTGAGGTGCTGCCATCAAAGACAATCTCGCCGTCAGCAGTCACGTATCGAGCAGTGTTGATGCCGAAGTGGCTGAGCAGGGCAGGCATTGACATTTCGATCTCCTAACACGTCTTGACTTCTGATGTGGGACTACCGTCTAGTGCTCGAATGACCCCGGGGAGATGTGGCACGATACCCCGCCAGCGGCACTGGAAGAACTTGTAGGATCGGGTCTCGTGGTCACGAGTGTAGCGTTTGGGTGATCGTTCGTGCTCCAGAAAATGGCGCTCATCGGGTAGTAGGCCTACGAGCCCCTGGCCGGCAACGACTTCCCAAGAGTTCGCGATCTTTTCGCATTTTGCGGCAAAGTTGGCCGCAAAGCCGATTGGATTTATCTCGTTGTTGTGGGCGCTGCCGGTCCGGATGAAAGTAATCGGGCCGAAGTCCAGTCCCGCGCGAGCTTGCAAGCGTGCTAAACCCTGTGACTCCAGCCACGGATTGACTTCTCTTTCGATCGCGTCTAGTGCGAAGGCGCAGGCCCCCAGTGCCATGACTGCTGTGAAGTCTTTCGGGCCGGGAGTGAAGCCGGCGAAGAGTCCGTCCCCCCGGAGGCCTAGAGGGTATCCGCCAAATTTGCTCACAGTTTCGATGAAGCCGGATAGCACGGCGTCGGCGAGGTCTGCAGTCACGTCTGGGTCATCCCAGAATGTTCGACCAGTAAAATTGGAAAGGTCGAGGAAGACTGCGATCATGTCTGCCGAGCGCTTCGAGCCGACCTCGAGATCCTCGAAATCGGGGTGCCCGAGCGATCGCGTCTCGAGGTGGGTGCGCGCAGACAACTGCGCGTGCTCGAAGGCGGCGGAGCGATCCTGGCGGATCGTGAAGTTCTCGCGGACTGTCGCGCCAAAATGCTCTTTGCTGTAGTCAGTCACTAGCGCCCCTTGCGTTGAGTCGTGCGGTGCTCAGAGCAGACTGTACGAGGCGCCACCGACATCGCCAGACCTTCATGATCGTGGCGCTGCCTTCGGCAAGGCGGGCGGTCTCATCGGGAGGTGCTGAGATGTGTCTAGGTTCGTCCTGGCTTAGGCGCTTTTCGGAGAGCGGGACCGGATAGCGGCGCCCCGTAGGCCTCTTGGGCAAGACCGTGCGCCGCAGGTAGGGCCGCAGACGACAGCACCCCGCCCGCCACGAGGGCGGACGGGGTGCTGCGTGCGTTCAGCTCACAGACCTGCTCGTGCAGGCCCGGCGACCGTCAGAGGTCGTAGTAGAGCTCGAACTCGTGCGGGTGCGGGCGCAGGCGGATCGGGTCGATCTCGTTGGTGCGCTTGTAGTCGATCCACGTCGAGATGAGGTCGGGGGTGAAGACGTCCCCGACGGTCAGGAAGTCGTGGTCGGCCTCGAGGGCGTCGAGGGCCTCGCCGAGCGACGCGGGCACCTGCTGGATCGCCGCGTGCTCCTCGGGCGGGAGCTCGTAGAGGTCCTTGTCGACCGGCTCCGGGGGCTCGATGCGGTTCTTGATGCCGTCGATGCCGGCGAGCAGCTGGGCGGCGAAGGCCAGGTACGGGTTGGCCGACGGGTCGGGCACGCGGAACTCGATGCGCTTGGCCTTCGGCGAGTTGCCGGTCACCGGGATGCGGATGCAGGCAGAGCGGTTGCGGGCCGAGTAGACCAGGTTGACCGGCGCCTCGTAGCCCGGGACCAGGCGGTGGTAGGAGTTCACCGACGGGTTGGTGAAGGCGAGCAGCGCGGGGGCGTGCTTGAGTAGGCCACCGATGTACCAGCGAGCCATGTCGGACAGGCCGCCGTAGCCCTTCTCGTCGAAGAACAGCGGCACGCCGTCCTTCCAGAGGGACTGGTGGGAGTGCATGCCCGAGCCGTTGTCGCCGAAGATGGGCTTCGGCATGAAGGTCGCGGACTTGCCGGCGTCCCAGGCGACGTTCTTGATGACGTACTTGAACTTCATCAGGTCGTCGGCCGCTGCGGTCAGCGTCGAGAAGCGGTAGTTGATCTCCTGCTGGCCGGCGGTGCCCACCTCGTGGTGCGCGCGCTCGACGTCGAGGCCGACCTCACCGAGGACCGCGCACATCTCGTCGCGCAGGTCGGCCATCTGGTCGTTGGGGGAGACGGGGAAGTAGCCACCCTTGTAGCGGGTCTTGTAGCCGAGGTTGCCACCCTCCTCCTCGCGGCCAGTGTTCCAGGCTGCTTCCTTGGAGTCGATGTGGAAGTAGGACTCGTTCGCGGCGGTCTTGAAGCGGACGTCGTCGAAGATGTAGAACTCGGCCTCGGGTGCGAAGAACGCGGTGTCCGCGATGCCGGTGCTCTTGAGGTACGCCTCGGCCTTGAACGCGACGTTGCGCGGGTCGCGGGAGTACGCCTCGTCGGTGAAGGGGTCGACGATCGAGAAGTTGACGATGAGCGTCTTGCGCTTGCGGAAGGGGTCGATGTACGCGGTGGTGACATCGGGGATGAGCTTCATGTCCGACTCGTGGATCGCCTGGAAGCCGCGGATCGAGGACCCGTCGAACATCATGCCGTCGGTGAAGGCGGACTCGGCGAACTGCGAGATCGGGATGTTGAAGTGCTGCATCACACCTGGCAGGTCGCAGAACCGTACGTCGACGAACTCGACGCCCTCGTCCTGGGTGAAGGCGATTGCCTCCTCGGCGTTCTTGAACATCCGCTTCTCCTTGATCGATGTCGCCCTGGCGTGCCGGGCAGTTCAAACGTAGGGCTGATGGGTTTCCCCACCATGTTCCCAATGTTTCCATCATGTTACGAACCGAGAGCCTGCGTGACGTCCGTGTGTCCGCCCAGCGGGACCGGGGCATGTTGTGTCTCGCTGGTCGGGAGGCGTCTGACCGAGGCGTGGATGGGCTGCGGAGCGCTGAGGGTGCCCCGGGGGTGCACGGAGGGTGCGCTGGGTACTCGGTGAGCGGCGCGCCCCGGCCACGTATCCTGAGGGGGTGGCATCACGTGACGACATCGGCTCATGGCTCGAGGGCACCCCGCAGGGCGACGGCTCGGGAGGCCGCGGCGACCGGCTCGGTCTGCCGCGCTCCGGCCCTGGCTCCCTCGCCCCGACCGGTCGGCGCGTCCTGGCGCTCCTGATCGACTGGCTGGTCGCGAGCCTGGTGAGCCTGGCGCTGTTCGACTACCACCCGATGGCCACGCTGGCCGTCTTCGCCGTCGAGAACATCTCGCTGGTCTCGACCCTCGGCTACACGATCGGGCACCGCGCCCTCGGCATCGTCGTCCGCCCCGAGGTCTCCGGCATCCCGACCATCGGCTTCCTGCGCGGCACGATCCGCAGCCTCCTGCTGTGCCTGGTGATCCCCGCCGCCGTGTGGGACGCCGACGGCCGCGGCCTCCACGACAAGGCCGCCCGCACGGTCATCGTCCGCCGCTGACCCCACGAGCTCGCACGCAGAGTCGCGAGGTCGCACGGACACGCCAAGCAGGCGTGATCTTGGGGCCCGTCTGGCGCGTCTGTGCGACCTGGCGGTGAGGGGTGCGACCTCGCGGACCGTCGGCGGTGGACCGTCCTCACGACAGAGCGACGCCCGCTCCTGTCGGGGCGGGCGTCGCTCTGGGTGTGGCCTCTGCGGGTGCAGTCAGCGCATGCCCTTGCGGTCGGGGCGGGCGCGGTTGGGGTCGACACCCTTGGGGATCGGCATGCGGATCTTGCCGAGCGCGGTGAGACGCTTGCCGACCTCGCCGACCTCGGCCTTGTTGAGCTTCGGCTTGAGCTTCTGCACGTGGCGCGCGAGCTTGGGCAGCGGGACCTGTCCCTCGCCGTTGCCGCACTGGACGACCGTGACCGGCACGCCCGAGAGGATGCGGCTGAGCTTGCGCTGCTCGGCGTCGACGAGCTTCTTCACGCGGCCGGAGGGGCCCTCGGTGACGAGCACGATGCCGGCGCGGCCGAGGCCGCGGAACAGCAGGTCCTGCGTCTTGGGGTCCACGGCGGCGGGCTCTTCGTCGAAGCTCCATCCGCGGCGGATCGTCCCGAGCGCGGCGCGGGCGGCGCCGGGCTGCCCCTCGATCTCCGCGTACTGGGCGCGCTCGGCGCGGCGGGCGAGCACGAACATCGCGCCGAGCAGACCGAAGGGCACGCCGATGATCGACATGTAGACGGGCTGGCCCCACCAGAGGCCGATGCCGACGAACAGGGCGACGATGCCGACGAACACGCCGAGCATGATCCACGGGACCTTGCGGTCCCGCGCGTAGGTCATCTTGTAGGCCTGGAAGACCTGGTGATACCAGCGGACCTTCTTGGGCTTCTTCTGCTTCTTGGGGGCACCCTGGGCGTCTGCTGCGACGCCGGGGGCGATCTCGTCCTTGTTCTTGCGGGCCATGATCCTCAGTCTAGCGGGGCCGGACGGTGCTCCGAGGAGCGTCCCGTCAGCGGGCGAGCAGGGTCGACGCCTCCTGGCGGGACGTGGTCGGTTCCGTGAGGTACGCGAGCGCCTCGGGCACCTCGTGGCCGCGCCTGCGCATCGCCTGGCCCCACAGCCGACCGGCCCGGTAGGACGACCGGACCAAGGGGCCGGCCATGACCCCCGAGAACCCCATGCGGTCGGCGGCGTCGGAGAGCTCGACGAACTCCTCAGGCCGCACCCACCGGTCGACGGGGTGGTGCCGGACCGAGGGTCGCAGGTACTGGGTGATCGTCACGAGGTCGCACCCGGCGTCGTGGAGGTCCTGCAGTGCTTCTTCGGCCTCGGTCGTGGTCTCGCCCATGCCGAGGATGAGGTTCGACTTGGTGACCAGCCCTGCCTCGCGGGCTCGGGTGATGACGGACAGCGACCGCTCGTAGCGGAAGCCGGGGCGGATCTGCTTGAAGATGCGCGGCACGGTCTCGACGTTGTGGGCCAGGACCTCTGGCAAGGACTCGTTCACGGCGTCGAGCAGCTCGGGCACCGCGTTGAAGTCGGGGATGAGCAGCTCGACGCCGGTGCCGGGGTTGAGGGCGTGGATCTGCCGGACGGTCTCGGCGTAGAGCCATGCCCCACCGTCGGCCAGGTCGTCGCGGGCCACGCCGGTCACCGTCGAGTACCGCAGGCCCATGGTCTGGACGGACTCGGCGACGCGGCGCGGCTCGTCGGTGTCGAGGTCGGCGGGCTTCCCGGTGTCGATCTGGCAGAAGTCGCAGCGTCGCGTGCACTGGGAGCCTCCGATGAGGAAGGTCGCCTCGCGGTCTTCCCAGCACTCGAAGATGTTGGGGCAGCCGGCCTCCTCGCAGACGGTGTGGAGACCGCCTGCCTTCACGAGTCCCTTGAGCTCGGTGTACTCGGGGCCCATGGTGGCGCGGGTCTTGATCCAGCCGGGCTTCTTCTCGATCGGCGTCGCGGCGTTGCGGGCCTCGACCCGCAGCATGCGGCGTCCCTCGGGTGCGATGGTCACAGGCGGTCTCCCAGAGATAGTTTCTGGTCAGCGTACAACAATCTCTCCAGGCGGCATCGAGCGACCGCTCGCCGCCGGGTCAGCCGGACCCCTCCTCGTCCGGCGAGCGTCGCGTCGGTGCTCGTCGGGTCAGCGGTCCGTAGCCCCGGGAAGCCGCTCGCGCAGGTGCACCTCGAGCAGCGGCGCGACCTCGGTGACGGTCACGCTCCGCCCCAGCTCGAGGCTGAGCGTGGTGACACCCGCGTCGGCGATGCCGCACGGCACGATCGGCGCGTAGTGCGCCAGGTCGGCGTCGCAGTTGAGCGCGAGGCCGTGCATGGTCACGCCCCGGGCCACCCGGACCCCGATCGCGCAGACCTTGCGGGCCGGGAGGTCTGCGGTCGGGGCGCACCAGACCCCCGAGCGTCCCTCGACGCGGACGGTCTCGAGCCCGAGGTCGTGGCAGACGGCGACGACGGCGTCCTCGAGCAGCCGGACGTAGGCGACCACGTCCACCGGGTCGGCGAGCGTCACGATCGGGTAGGCGACGAGCTGGCCGGGGCCGTGCCAGGTGATCTTGCCGCCGCGGTCGACGTCGACCACCTGGTGGCCGTCCGTGGGGCGCTCGGCCTGCCGGGTCCGCCGGCCGGCCGTGTAGACCGGAGCGTGCTCGACGATGAGCACGGTGCTGGGCAGTGTCCCTGCGACGACCTCGGCGTGGACGGCGCGCTGCAGCGCCCACGTCTCCTCGAAGTCGGCGAGCCTGGCCCCGAGGTCGACCTGCCGGAAGTCCATCGCCTCAGGCTAGCGCGCGTCGGCCTCGGCGTCAGGAGCCTGGGTCTCAGGGGATTGGGTGTCGGGAGCCTGGGCGCGGACCATGTCGACGAGGATCTCCCGGAGCGACGCGAGCTGCTCGGGCGACAGCCCCGCGCTCGCGATGGCCTCGCCCTGCTCGGGGCGGGCGGCCTCGGCGGCGACCGTGCGGCCGGCGTCGGTGAGGTGCACCACCTGTCGGCGGGCGTCCGTCGGGTCGGGGGTGCGTGCCACGTAGCCCAGGCGCTCCAGGCGGGCGACGGTGCGGCTCATGGTCTGCTCGGTGACGTTGGACAGCGTGGCGATCTCGCGCTGCGAGTGGCCGCCGCGGAGCAGGTGCAGGAGCACCGGCAGGCTCGCGTGGTTGAGGCCCCAGCCGTCGAGGTGGTTGTTCCACCGGCGCTCGAGCCCGCGGGCGACGTGGGAGATGAGACGGCCGGTGGCCCAGGAGGACGGGTCGTCGGGCATCGTCACACTCCTGTCAGGTTGCATGCTGTCGGTCTGTCGTCAATGATACTCAGCATGCTGAGTAAATCCCCTCGTGCGGACCGTCGCGACCACGCAGGAGCCGCCCCGCGCCGCTCAGGTGTCGTCCGAGGCCTGATCATTGTCGCAGTCATCGCCATCTGGCTCGGAATCGGTGCGCTGGGTGGACAGGCCCAGGGCAAGCTGAGCTCCGTCCAGACCAACGACGCCGCGGCGTCGCTGCCCTCGAGCGCCGAGTCCACCCGGGTCTCGGCCCTCGCCGCCGACTTCGTCGAGTCCCAGTCCCTCCCCGCCCTCGTCGTCGCGACCTCGGCCCAGGGCGGAGCGCTGACCCAGGACCAGCTCGCCGCGGTCCAGACCTTCGCCGACTCGATCGCGACCATCGAGATCCCCGGCGCGAGCGGTGACGACCCCCGCACCGTCGGAGACGTCCTCACCGCTCCCGCGGTCGTCGTCCCGTCCGAGGACGGCGAGGCGGCACTCATCACCCTCGCGCTCGACGCCGACGCCGCAGAGTCGCTCCTCGCCGACGGCGAGAGCCTGACCCCGACGGTCGTCGGCGCGCTCCGCGACGCGATCGCCGCCGACCTCGCCGGCGCGGACCTCAACCTCTGGGTCACCGGCCCCGCGGGCTTCGTGGCCGACCTCGTCGTCGCCTTCGGCGGCATCGACACCGTCCTGCTGCTCGTCGCGCTCGTCGCGGTGCTCATCATCCTGGCCTTCGTCTACAGGTCGCCCATCCTGCCCTTCGTCGTCATCTTCACCGCGGTCTTCGCCCTCTGCCTCGCCGGTCTTGTCGTCTACCAGCTCGCCGACAACGGCACGCTCGTGCTCAACGGGCAGTCCCAGGGCATCCTCTCGATCCTGGTGGTGGGTGCGTCGGTCGACTACTCGCTGTTCATCGTCGCCCGGTACCGCGAAGAGCTGCGGCACACCCGGCACCCGGCCGACGCGCTGCGCAAGTCCCTGCGCGCCTCGGTCGAGCCCATCCTCGCGAGCGCCGGGACCGTCATCGCCGGCCTCCTGTGCCTGCTGCTGTCTGACCTCGCCTCCAACCGCTCGCTCGGCCCCGTCGCCGCCATCGGCATCGTGGCCGCCTTCCTCGGTGCCATGACCTTCCTCCCCGCCCTGCTGCTCGTCGGCGGCAAGCGGTCGCGTGCGGTGTTCTGGCCGCGCCGGCCGTCCTTCGTCGACGAGGCGCAGGCCGAGCCGGGCGCCGTCGGCGCGATCGACACCACCTCGGGCTTCTGGGCGCGCGTCGCCCGCTTCGTGGCCCGCCACGACCGCCGCGTCTGGGTCATCACCGCTGTGGTGCTCGCCGCCTGCGCCGCCTTCGTGCCGACGCTCGACGCGAGCGGGACGAGCGAGTCCGACGTGTTCCTCACCCAGGTGGACTCGGTCGACGGCGAGGAGGTCCTCGCCCAGCACTTCGACGGCGGGAACGTCCAGCCGGCGATCGTCATCGCACCCGAGGCCGACCTCGACGCCGTCCTGGCAGCCACCGAGGGTGTCGACGGTGTCGCGAGCGCCGCGCCCGTGACCGCCTCGAGCGGCCAGGGCCAGCCCGGCGCGGCGACCGACGAGCCGCCGCTCGTCGTCGACGGCATGGTCCGGCTCGACGTCGTCACGACGGACGCGGCCGACACCCAGGGGGCTGTCGCCACGGTGGCCGACCTCCGGACCGCGGTGCACGAGGTCAGCCCCGACGCGCTCGTCGGCGGTGCCGCGGCCGAGCGCCTCGACACCCAGGACGCCGGGACCCGCGACCTCCAGGTGATCGTGCCCGTGGTGCTGCTGGTCATCCTCGTGATCCTCATGCTGCTGCTGCG
This genomic interval carries:
- a CDS encoding S-(hydroxymethyl)mycothiol dehydrogenase; translated protein: MQQVRAVIARAKGAPVELVTINVPDPGPGEAVVAVQACGVCHTDLHYQQGGINDEFPFLLGHEAAGIVEAVGEGVTEVAPGDFVVLNWRAVCGECRACKRGEQQYCFNTANATQKMTLEDGTELTPALGIGAFADKTLVAAGQCTKVDPSARPAAVGLLGCGVMAGIGAAINTGGATRGKSVAVIGCGGVGVAAVAGAALAGSSPIIAVDIDPKKLETAKKLGATHTVDSSKVDPVEAIREISAKTYPGAEGADIVIEAVGRPETWKQAFYARDLAGTVVLVGVPTAGMMVPELPLTDVFGRGGSLKSSWYGDCLPSRDFPMLVDLYQQGRLDLDAFVTEEISIDGVEAAFERMHGGDVLRSVVVL
- a CDS encoding adenylate/guanylate cyclase domain-containing protein — encoded protein: MTDYSKEHFGATVRENFTIRQDRSAAFEHAQLSARTHLETRSLGHPDFEDLEVGSKRSADMIAVFLDLSNFTGRTFWDDPDVTADLADAVLSGFIETVSKFGGYPLGLRGDGLFAGFTPGPKDFTAVMALGACAFALDAIEREVNPWLESQGLARLQARAGLDFGPITFIRTGSAHNNEINPIGFAANFAAKCEKIANSWEVVAGQGLVGLLPDERHFLEHERSPKRYTRDHETRSYKFFQCRWRGIVPHLPGVIRALDGSPTSEVKTC
- the glnA gene encoding type I glutamate--ammonia ligase, with translation MFKNAEEAIAFTQDEGVEFVDVRFCDLPGVMQHFNIPISQFAESAFTDGMMFDGSSIRGFQAIHESDMKLIPDVTTAYIDPFRKRKTLIVNFSIVDPFTDEAYSRDPRNVAFKAEAYLKSTGIADTAFFAPEAEFYIFDDVRFKTAANESYFHIDSKEAAWNTGREEEGGNLGYKTRYKGGYFPVSPNDQMADLRDEMCAVLGEVGLDVERAHHEVGTAGQQEINYRFSTLTAAADDLMKFKYVIKNVAWDAGKSATFMPKPIFGDNGSGMHSHQSLWKDGVPLFFDEKGYGGLSDMARWYIGGLLKHAPALLAFTNPSVNSYHRLVPGYEAPVNLVYSARNRSACIRIPVTGNSPKAKRIEFRVPDPSANPYLAFAAQLLAGIDGIKNRIEPPEPVDKDLYELPPEEHAAIQQVPASLGEALDALEADHDFLTVGDVFTPDLISTWIDYKRTNEIDPIRLRPHPHEFELYYDL
- a CDS encoding RDD family protein, which encodes MASRDDIGSWLEGTPQGDGSGGRGDRLGLPRSGPGSLAPTGRRVLALLIDWLVASLVSLALFDYHPMATLAVFAVENISLVSTLGYTIGHRALGIVVRPEVSGIPTIGFLRGTIRSLLLCLVIPAAVWDADGRGLHDKAARTVIVRR
- a CDS encoding DUF4191 domain-containing protein, producing the protein MARKNKDEIAPGVAADAQGAPKKQKKPKKVRWYHQVFQAYKMTYARDRKVPWIMLGVFVGIVALFVGIGLWWGQPVYMSIIGVPFGLLGAMFVLARRAERAQYAEIEGQPGAARAALGTIRRGWSFDEEPAAVDPKTQDLLFRGLGRAGIVLVTEGPSGRVKKLVDAEQRKLSRILSGVPVTVVQCGNGEGQVPLPKLARHVQKLKPKLNKAEVGEVGKRLTALGKIRMPIPKGVDPNRARPDRKGMR
- the lipA gene encoding lipoyl synthase, coding for MTIAPEGRRMLRVEARNAATPIEKKPGWIKTRATMGPEYTELKGLVKAGGLHTVCEEAGCPNIFECWEDREATFLIGGSQCTRRCDFCQIDTGKPADLDTDEPRRVAESVQTMGLRYSTVTGVARDDLADGGAWLYAETVRQIHALNPGTGVELLIPDFNAVPELLDAVNESLPEVLAHNVETVPRIFKQIRPGFRYERSLSVITRAREAGLVTKSNLILGMGETTTEAEEALQDLHDAGCDLVTITQYLRPSVRHHPVDRWVRPEEFVELSDAADRMGFSGVMAGPLVRSSYRAGRLWGQAMRRRGHEVPEALAYLTEPTTSRQEASTLLAR
- the lipB gene encoding lipoyl(octanoyl) transferase LipB; the protein is MDFRQVDLGARLADFEETWALQRAVHAEVVAGTLPSTVLIVEHAPVYTAGRRTRQAERPTDGHQVVDVDRGGKITWHGPGQLVAYPIVTLADPVDVVAYVRLLEDAVVAVCHDLGLETVRVEGRSGVWCAPTADLPARKVCAIGVRVARGVTMHGLALNCDADLAHYAPIVPCGIADAGVTTLSLELGRSVTVTEVAPLLEVHLRERLPGATDR
- a CDS encoding MarR family winged helix-turn-helix transcriptional regulator, whose translation is MPDDPSSWATGRLISHVARGLERRWNNHLDGWGLNHASLPVLLHLLRGGHSQREIATLSNVTEQTMSRTVARLERLGYVARTPDPTDARRQVVHLTDAGRTVAAEAARPEQGEAIASAGLSPEQLASLREILVDMVRAQAPDTQSPETQAPDAEADAR
- a CDS encoding MMPL family transporter, whose translation is MILSMLSKSPRADRRDHAGAAPRRSGVVRGLIIVAVIAIWLGIGALGGQAQGKLSSVQTNDAAASLPSSAESTRVSALAADFVESQSLPALVVATSAQGGALTQDQLAAVQTFADSIATIEIPGASGDDPRTVGDVLTAPAVVVPSEDGEAALITLALDADAAESLLADGESLTPTVVGALRDAIAADLAGADLNLWVTGPAGFVADLVVAFGGIDTVLLLVALVAVLIILAFVYRSPILPFVVIFTAVFALCLAGLVVYQLADNGTLVLNGQSQGILSILVVGASVDYSLFIVARYREELRHTRHPADALRKSLRASVEPILASAGTVIAGLLCLLLSDLASNRSLGPVAAIGIVAAFLGAMTFLPALLLVGGKRSRAVFWPRRPSFVDEAQAEPGAVGAIDTTSGFWARVARFVARHDRRVWVITAVVLAACAAFVPTLDASGTSESDVFLTQVDSVDGEEVLAQHFDGGNVQPAIVIAPEADLDAVLAATEGVDGVASAAPVTASSGQGQPGAATDEPPLVVDGMVRLDVVTTDAADTQGAVATVADLRTAVHEVSPDALVGGAAAERLDTQDAGTRDLQVIVPVVLLVILVILMLLLRSILAAVLLMAANVLSFGAALGVSALVFQHVFGFPGADPTVPLYAFCFLVALGVDYTIFLMTRVREETLHHGTRDGVVRGLTVTGSVITSAGVVLAATFAALGIIPLIFLAQIAFVVAFGVLLDTIVVRSLLVPALVHDIGGAVWWPSKLGKIERERHGKHVADQGAQGPSDGATVDA